In one Arachis duranensis cultivar V14167 chromosome 9, aradu.V14167.gnm2.J7QH, whole genome shotgun sequence genomic region, the following are encoded:
- the LOC107464986 gene encoding uncharacterized protein LOC107464986: MGCRWLRKAKELLFNQGFPTPRGVFYLITTTLLSLLLPLSFLLLATLSGAQFYLQSLNWYILHQPLPYIFNLALHVNPCVLYFLVSIVTMATLIHGLMGKAALSSDSWSSWSSRTSFHLYIAWILLCAFQFCIGLGIEGSIVAGVYDSESSFGAERSLISRVIFLFGLHETTQVWSRFVVRPVVDTTVYGVARKERWIERVAAATSLGLMWWWRLRDEVETLVVMAQVKREQLLDVGLADFVGWWLYYLTVTIGMVRVIKGVMWMFMISLCRRRPTQISQVESGDDNDDKV, encoded by the coding sequence ATGGGGTGTCGTTGGTTGagaaaagccaaagagttgtTGTTCAATCAAGGTTTTCCAACACCAAGAGGTGTTTTCTACCTTATCACCACCACACTCCTCAGCCTCCTCCTCCCTCTTTCGTTCCTTCTCTTGGCGACTCTCTCCGGCGCGCAATTCTACCTTCAAAGCCTCAATTGGTACATTTTACACCAGCCTTTACCGTACATCTTCAACCTTGCACTGCACGTCAACCCATGTGTTCTGTACTTTCTTGTGTCCATTGTCACCATGGCTACTTTGATCCATGGCCTAATGGGTAAGGCCGCCCTTTCGAGCGACTCGTGGAGTTCGTGGTCATCTAGGACTAGTTTTCATCTCTACATAGCATGGATTCTCCTTTGCGCTTTCCAATTTTGCATTGGATTGGGCATAGAGGGAAGCATTGTGGCCGGAGTTTATGACTCTGAGTCGAGCTTTGGCGCCGAGAGAAGCCTGATAAGCAGGGTGATTTTCCTCTTTGGATTGCACGAGACTACCCAAGTTTGGTCTAGATTTGTGGTAAGGCCGGTCGTGGATACCACGGTTTATGGGGTCGCCAGAAAAGAGAGGTGGATTGAGAGGGTGGCCGCGGCCACTAGCCTCGGCCTCATGTGGTGGTGGAGGTTGAGGGATGAGGTGGAGACTTTGGTTGTTATGGCTCAAGTTAAGAGAGAGCAATTGTTGGATGTGGGATTGGCTGATTTTGTTGGGTGGTGGTTGTATTATTTAACCGTGACAATTGGTATGGTAAGAGTTATCAAAGGTGTTATGTGGATGTTCATGATTTCACTTTGCAGAAGAAGGCCTACACAAATTTCTCAAGTGGAATCAggtgatgataatgatgacAAGGTGTAA